The Candidatus Neomarinimicrobiota bacterium sequence TGAAGGTCAGAAACTAAAAAAAGACTTTGAACTACGTCTATCAAATCTAAGGGAAGTCTTGGGCTTGGTAGAAAAAGAATTACCTGAAGAATTTCAAAAGCGAGAAGATAGATTCAAATCCCGAATTGTCGAACTGTTGAACGGCGCTCAAGTGGACGAAAACCGAATTGCCCAAGAAATTGCAATGATTGCAGAAAAAGCAGATGTTACTGAAGAAACTGTTCGATTGCAAAGTCATTATGAACAATTCAATTCATTGCTTAATGAAGATCAGCCCACAGGGAAAAAGTTGAATTTTCTTATGCAGGAAATTGGCCGCGAGATTAATACAATTGGTTCAAAAAGTTCTTCGGAAAAAATTGTGAATCATGTGATTACCATGAAAGATGAAGCGGAAAAAATGCGGGAACAGGTCCAAAACATATTATAATAATGAAAAATTTGGTTATTATTTCTGCCCCTTCCGGATCAGGTAAAACAACCCTATGTCGCGCACTTCAAAGACGTGACGAGTCCATTCGTTTTTCTGTTTCTTGTACTACGCGTGAAATCCGAAATGGTGAGGTGGACGGTGTAGATTATTCATTCCTATCAAACGATGCATTCGAAAGTGAAATTGAAAATAGTAATTTTGCAGAGTGGGAACAGATTCATGGTGATTACTATTACGGCACACTGAAGACTACCTTGGATGAAACCATCCAGCGGCAGGAATTACTCCTTTTGGAATTAGATGTAAAAGGTGCCATGTCGATTAAAAAAATATATCCCGAACAGACCATGTCTATTTTTGTGGAGCCACCCAGTTTGAATGATCTTCGAAAAAGGTTGGTGAAGCGGGGAACTGATTCAGAAGAAAGAATTACAAAACGGTTGGAGCGTCTGAGTGCAGAATTGGAATACAAATCCAATTTTGATCACCATGTTATTAATGATGACGTGGATCGCGCCGTTGATGAAATAATGAACATTATACAACATGAAAATGAAGGAGTATACTATGGCTCTTGAACCAATTTCCATTCGTCAAATGGAAGACCAAACGCAGGATGTCTATGAAGCAGTAGTTGTAATGTCCAAACGGGCAAAACAAGTGCTTAACAACAGAATCGTAGAAGAAATTATGGATTCTACCGAGGAAGTTGAAATGGGTGTTTATGACCAGGTAATCGAAAAGAATCCAGAAGACTATGAAGAACTGGAAAAATCCTCTACAGTCGCCGTTAATGAATTTATTGAAGGTGATTTAAAATGGGATAATAAAGTTAGGGAAGACGACTAATAGGTCCGGGCGGCCTAACAATAGCCCATGGGTCCAGTCTCTTCTGATGAAATAAACCGTTATTTAAAGCAAACCCGCGATCTTTACGGGGATGAACTTTTTGTAGAACTGGGCCCCATGCCTTCGGAGAAAACCACATCGGAGGACAAACCTCAAGCGATACAATCTGACTTTGCGTCGGATTTGTCATCCTTTCATCAAGATATTCACCAATGTCAGCAATGTGCCCTAGGACATTCCCGCGCTAATTTTGTTTTTGGAGTGGGAGATCAAAACGCATCATTGGTTCTCGTGGGAGAAGCTCCCGGCGAACAGGAAGAGCTTAAAGGCGAACCATTCGTAGGGCAAGCAGGGGAACTTTTGGATAAGATTCTCGCAGCCATTGATCGTTCGCGGGAAAAAGATGTCTATATATGCAATGTATTGAAATGCCGTCCTCCTAATAACCGTGATCCAGTGGCAGAAGAAGTTGAACAGTGTGAACCGTATTTAATCCATCAAATTAATTTGATTCAGCCAAAACTCATTGTAGCTTTGGGTCGAGTGGCCGGAATGACCCTTCTCAATGTGGACAAACCGTTGAAAAGTATGCGTGGTGTTCTTCACGACTATCATGGTACTTCCTTAATCGTGACATACCACCCGGCTGAATTGTTGAAAAATCCCAATTGGAAACTAGAAACATGGAAAGATTTTAAATGGATTCGCTCCATTATTGACACATAAAAAAATGGCAAAAAACAACGAATTAAAATTAACAGCCCAACCTCAAGCACTTGAAGCCGAACAGGCGGTCTTGGGATCCATGCTCACCTCCAAAGAGGCTGTGAGCAAGGCGATGCAATGGATATCGTCCAGCCAATTTTATAAAGAAGCTCATGTGCGTATTTTTTCGTGTATGGTGGATCTTTTTGATAAAGGCGAACCCATCGATGCCATTTCAGTGGTTGATCGGCTGAAAAAGAAAAAACAAATAGAGGGTGTTGGTGGTGCCTATTATATCACAGGATTGGCTGAATCTGTTCCCACCACTGCAAATGTAGAACATTATGCCAAGATTGTACTAGAAAAGGATCTTTTACGAAGATTAATTCAAGTTTCGCAGGAAGTGGCTAAAGATGCTTTTGAAGATGCGCAGGATGTGGACGATATCTTGGATTCTGCTGAGTCGGCAATTTTTAATATTTCTGAAAAAAGACTTAAGGGTGGTTTTCAACACATTGATCCAATATTACATCAAACTTTTGAGGAATTGGATAAAATTGCTTCCAAACCGGGAACGGTTACCGGTGTGCCATCCGGATTGATGGATTTAGATGATATGACTTCTGGTTTTCATCCTGGTGAATTGATCATTGTCGCTGGTCGGCCGGGTATGGGTAAAACAGCATTGGCCCTATCTATGGGTCGCAATGCAGCCGTTATGGGAAAAACGGGTGTTGGTATGTTCAGCCTTGAGATGGCCAATCATCAATTGGCCATGCGTTTATTATGCGCTGAAGGAAGGGTGGATAGTCATTTAGTCCGAACGGGAAAACTGCCCAAGACACAATGGAAAAATTTAAGTATCGCCGTTGGAAATCTAGCAGAAGCGCCCATCTATTTGGATGATACACCTGGTATGACGGTATTGGAAGTGCGTGCTAAATCACGGCGGTTGAAAGCGGAGCATGATGTGGGTTTGATTATTATAGACTATCTCCAATTGATGTCCGGGCCTAAAGGAGTCGAAAGTCGTCAACAGGAAATTTCTCAAATATCTCGATCGCTTAAAGCTTTGGCCAAAGAGATTGAAGTGCCAGTGATTGGATTATCCCAGTTATCACGTGCTGTTGAAAGTCGCGTTGACCGTCGGCCGCAATTGTCTGACCTACGTGAATCTGGAGCGATTGAGCAGGATGCGGATGTTGTCATTTTCTTATATCGCCCATGGGTCTATTCCCAAGAAGATGAAGATCGGGGTAAAGCAGAGATTATAGTATCCAAACAAAGGAATGGTCCTACGGGTATAGTGGAAGCAACGTTTATCGATCGGTTTGCTCGCTTCGAGAATATGTCTGCCTTTGCGGAAATGGAAGCTGAGTCCCCCTTCTGATGGACAATCCTCTGGCCAAATTCGCACCGTTTCTGGTTGGCGAATTCCCAAAGCCCTTTATGGAACTGCTAAAAAATGTATCCCTAACACCGCAGCTCAATGAAGATGATTTAAAGAAAGAATTATGGCAGGCTTATGAATACGGATCTCGCCATCATGAAGGACAAAAAAGACGCTCTGGTGAATCCTATTTTGAAAACCATTGTGTAGAGGTAGCCAAAATCCTTGCCGGTTGGAATATGGATCATATTACAATCATTGGTGGTTTGCTTCACGATACTATTGAAGATACAGAAGCATCTTTTGAAGGAATTGAAGAAAGATTTGGGACAGATGTTGCCAACTTGGTCAATGGAGTTACGAAGTTGGGTGGCATTCGTTTTTCAAGTCGTAAAGCAAAGCAAGCGGGCAATTTCATGAAAATGCTCATCTCAGTTGCCCAGGACCTTCGTGTTATTATAATAAAATTTGCGGATAGACTTCATAACATGTCTACCATTGATCATTTGCCAAGGATTAAACAACATCGAATCGCTATCGAAACACGGGACGTTTATGCGCCATTGGCCCATCGATTAGGTATGGCAAAGGTAAAATGGATGTTGGATGATCTTATTCTCAAAACATTAAATCCTGGCACTTAT is a genomic window containing:
- a CDS encoding YicC family protein, coding for MIQSMTGFGRGTAGNGANKLNANIKAVNGRFLDIKIRGIDIDPASEKKIRDIISEKLIRGTIHINLELEGGGKNQSLSFNKERFEAIEAILLNIQKEYGRHLDMGDLVSINDLFTHVDGESLGSNQLIEAVNDACNEVIEMRKSEGQKLKKDFELRLSNLREVLGLVEKELPEEFQKREDRFKSRIVELLNGAQVDENRIAQEIAMIAEKADVTEETVRLQSHYEQFNSLLNEDQPTGKKLNFLMQEIGREINTIGSKSSSEKIVNHVITMKDEAEKMREQVQNIL
- the dnaB gene encoding replicative DNA helicase; protein product: MAKNNELKLTAQPQALEAEQAVLGSMLTSKEAVSKAMQWISSSQFYKEAHVRIFSCMVDLFDKGEPIDAISVVDRLKKKKQIEGVGGAYYITGLAESVPTTANVEHYAKIVLEKDLLRRLIQVSQEVAKDAFEDAQDVDDILDSAESAIFNISEKRLKGGFQHIDPILHQTFEELDKIASKPGTVTGVPSGLMDLDDMTSGFHPGELIIVAGRPGMGKTALALSMGRNAAVMGKTGVGMFSLEMANHQLAMRLLCAEGRVDSHLVRTGKLPKTQWKNLSIAVGNLAEAPIYLDDTPGMTVLEVRAKSRRLKAEHDVGLIIIDYLQLMSGPKGVESRQQEISQISRSLKALAKEIEVPVIGLSQLSRAVESRVDRRPQLSDLRESGAIEQDADVVIFLYRPWVYSQEDEDRGKAEIIVSKQRNGPTGIVEATFIDRFARFENMSAFAEMEAESPF
- the gmk gene encoding guanylate kinase: MKNLVIISAPSGSGKTTLCRALQRRDESIRFSVSCTTREIRNGEVDGVDYSFLSNDAFESEIENSNFAEWEQIHGDYYYGTLKTTLDETIQRQELLLLELDVKGAMSIKKIYPEQTMSIFVEPPSLNDLRKRLVKRGTDSEERITKRLERLSAELEYKSNFDHHVINDDVDRAVDEIMNIIQHENEGVYYGS
- a CDS encoding uracil-DNA glycosylase; this encodes MGPVSSDEINRYLKQTRDLYGDELFVELGPMPSEKTTSEDKPQAIQSDFASDLSSFHQDIHQCQQCALGHSRANFVFGVGDQNASLVLVGEAPGEQEELKGEPFVGQAGELLDKILAAIDRSREKDVYICNVLKCRPPNNRDPVAEEVEQCEPYLIHQINLIQPKLIVALGRVAGMTLLNVDKPLKSMRGVLHDYHGTSLIVTYHPAELLKNPNWKLETWKDFKWIRSIIDT